TTTTATAAAATCAGGATTATCAAAGTCTGAGCCTGCAAGTTCCTCTTCATTCATTTTAAAATCCAAAGAATCATTGGTAATAGCAAGTGCATTCAACAAATTTATTTTGGAAAGATCCCGGGAATTCTTTGCGGATACCCATTGCTCCTGTAAAGTACCTAAATTCGCTTTGATGTCATAGATGTCACTTTTTGGGCGGTTTCCGATTTCTACTTCCTTTTCAGTACGTTTAATCTGATCTTCAATTCCTGAAATCTGGGTTTCCAAAACATCAAGCCAGCTTTTGTTGTTCTGATAGCTGAAAAACATTTTGATGACATTCATCTTCACTTCATTCTGAGCCTGCTTCATTCTGAATGTAGAGCTTTCCTTATTGATTTTTGAAAGAGAAATATTGAGATAATTCCGCCAGTTCATCAGCTCCCAATTGGCTTCCGCAAATACATTGTCGTTTTGCGTATTGAGAGCTTCCCGCTGATTGTTCTGCGTGTTGATTCCCAATCCAAAACCATAATTATGACTTATGCCCGCATTAACCGATGGAAGCAGCATTCCTTTTGCAGCAGAGATCTGACGGTCATTTTTTTGAATAGTAACGATAGATTGCTTTATCAGCGGATGATTGGCAGATGCATAATCCAGGCACTGATCCAGAGTCCAGCTCTGCTGAGCCGGAAAAAGGTTGATCATCAATATAAAGAAGAGTTTTTTCATTGTTAAAATTTTTATCGGCCGATCAATTTGATTTTTATTCCAATAAATTCAATAGTAAATCAACATGAACAGAATTGACCAGCCGAAGTAGAAAAATAGTGTACTACTCGTATTTCAGATATTTTACAAGATCCACTTTGGTTGCTTTATAGGCTTTGATACTCACCACTGCAAAAGTCAGCAGAAGTAAAATCACAAGACTCAGGATGAATGGTAAGACCGGCATCTCAATCCTGTAGGCAAAATCTTTTAGCCATTCGTTCATCAGATAATAACTGATTGGAATACTGATAATAACTGCAACCAGAGTAATCCAGAGGAATTGTTTCGTCAATCCGGCAATCAGAACTCCATCGGATGCTCCAAGTGTTTTTCTGATGGCAACATCTTTAAGTTTCTGCTCGATCATTAGGGATGA
The Chryseobacterium sp. W4I1 DNA segment above includes these coding regions:
- a CDS encoding TolC family protein — protein: MKKLFFILMINLFPAQQSWTLDQCLDYASANHPLIKQSIVTIQKNDRQISAAKGMLLPSVNAGISHNYGFGLGINTQNNQREALNTQNDNVFAEANWELMNWRNYLNISLSKINKESSTFRMKQAQNEVKMNVIKMFFSYQNNKSWLDVLETQISGIEDQIKRTEKEVEIGNRPKSDIYDIKANLGTLQEQWVSAKNSRDLSKINLLNALAITNDSLDFKMNEEELAGSDFDNPDFIKTLIEKNPAYKSIATEIKAAEKNISIAKSAYLPVLNSSYNWSSFYSKTLGESADSFSDQFKRNKNQQVTFGLSIPVFNKLQVKNNVEIAKLNVINYSYEKEIVVNNLTQSINSIKAQFLNSEEKYTLLQANFDNQKLSFQKSEEKYKEGLMDAYTFFVVRNNWLQANYNLINSKNEVMQQTELLKVLKSDF